The DNA window CCGGCCATTGGCGACGACGGCGACGCGGCGAACTTGCGCGGCATGCGGCCGGCCAGGTATGCATCGCGCCCCGCTTCCACGGCCAGGCGCATCGCGCGCGCCATCCGCACCGGGTCGCGCGCGGCGGCAATGGCGGTATTCATCAGCACGCCGTCGCAACCGAGTTCCATCGCGATCGCCGCATCCGATGCCGTGCCCACGCCGGCATCGACCAGCACCGGCACATTGGCCTGTTCGATGATCAGCGACAGGTTCCACGGATTGAGGATGCCCATGCCGGAACCGATCAGCGATGCCAGCGGCATCACGGCCACGCAGCCGATGTCTTCCAGCATGCGCGCCTGGATTGGATCGTCGCTGCAATAGACCATCACGTCGAAGCCATCCTTCACGAGTTCCCTTGCGGCGACCAGCGTTTCTGGCATGTTCGGGAACAGCGTCTTTTCGTCGCCCAGCACTTCGAGCTTGACGAGCTTGTGGCCATCGAGCAGCTCGCGCGCCAGTTGCAGCGTGTACACCGCATCTTTCGCCGTGTAGCAGCCGGCCGTGTTGGGCAGGATCGTGAATTCCGACGGCGGCACCACGTCCAGCAGGTTCGGCGCATGGGGATCCTGGCCGATGTTCACACGGCGGATCGCCACCGTGATGATTTCCGCGCCGGCCGCCAGGGTGGCGGCACGCGTCTGCTCGAGGTCGCGGTACTTGCCGCTGCCTACCAGCAGGCGCGAGCGGTATTGCCGGCCCGCGATGGTGAGCAGGTCTTCATCGTTCGTTTGCATTGTCTGTCTCCTTTGTTCATCCACCGCCGATGGCGCGGACGATGTCCACGCGATCCTGCGCGTTCAGCGCCATCTCGCCCCAGCGTTGCCGCGGCACGACACTGCGATTGACGGCCAGCGCCAGCGCCTGGCCTTCCAGCTCCAGCGCCGCGATGAGTTCCGCCAGGGTCTGCCCCGGCGGCAACGCGCGCGGCGCCCCGTTCAGCATGATTTCCATTGTTCATCCCACCTGTTGCAAAAAACTTGGGGACTGTCCCCCGGAGGGGACTGTCCCCTCCAGGGGGACTGTCCCTGTTGTTGGTGCGCTACGCTTTCTGGTACAGCTGGCTGCCCGTCTTGACGAATTCGATGGCTTTTTCCTGCATGCCGCTGGCGGCGTATTCGCGCACTTCCTGGGTGATCTTCATCGAGCAGAAATGCGGGCCGCACATCGAGCAGAAGTGGGCGACCTTCGACGATTCCTTCGGCAGCGTTTCGTCGTGGAAGGCGCGGGCGCGGTCCGGGTCGAGGCCGAGGTTGAACTGGTCTTCCCAGCGGAATTCAAAGCGCGCCTTGGAAAGCGCGTTGTCGCGGATCTGCGCGCCCGGGTGGCCCTTGGCGAGGTCGGCGGCGTGGGCAGCGATCTTGTAGGTGATCATGCCTTCCTTGACGTCGTCCTTGTTCGGCAAGCCCAGGTGCT is part of the Pseudoduganella lutea genome and encodes:
- a CDS encoding thiazole synthase translates to MQTNDEDLLTIAGRQYRSRLLVGSGKYRDLEQTRAATLAAGAEIITVAIRRVNIGQDPHAPNLLDVVPPSEFTILPNTAGCYTAKDAVYTLQLARELLDGHKLVKLEVLGDEKTLFPNMPETLVAARELVKDGFDVMVYCSDDPIQARMLEDIGCVAVMPLASLIGSGMGILNPWNLSLIIEQANVPVLVDAGVGTASDAAIAMELGCDGVLMNTAIAAARDPVRMARAMRLAVEAGRDAYLAGRMPRKFAASPSSPMAGRLA
- the thiS gene encoding sulfur carrier protein ThiS gives rise to the protein MEIMLNGAPRALPPGQTLAELIAALELEGQALALAVNRSVVPRQRWGEMALNAQDRVDIVRAIGGG